The Haloplanus sp. CK5-1 genome segment TCCGCGGCCCACGCCGTCAGTTCGGGCGTGCCGACGACGGTGGCGTCGGTGAAGGCCCCGAGGTCGCCGACGTGGTCGGCGTGGCCGTGAGTCAACAGGACGTAGTCGGGCGTCTCGACGTCGGCGGGATCGAGCGACGTGTGTGGGTTGCCGAAGAAGGGGTCGATCAGGAGCGACGTGTCTCCGACCGCGACGTGCCACGTGGAGTGGCCGTGCCAGGTGAGTTCCATGGTTCGACCGTATCTTTCCCGGAAGCGCACGTCAATCTTGTCCCGAGGCCGTACCCGGAACCGGCGACGTCGGGCGGCGTGGGCGAGCCGACCGGTTCGGCGGTCGGACACACCCCGACCGAACTCCTATTCTGCTGGCGACCGAGTGCCGACTATGGACCACGACAGTTGGTCGGCACAACAGGCGGAGACGACCGTCGGCGTCGACGGCCACGACCTCTCGCTAGCGTACCGCGACGCCGGGGAGGGTGATCCCGTCCTCTTCCTCCACGGGATCCCGACGTGGTCGTACCTCTGGCGCCGGATCACGCCGCCGCTCGAGTCCGACTACCGGACGATCGTCCCGGATCTCGTCGGCTACGGAAACAGCGACCGGCGCGACACCTTCGACCGATCGATCCGGGCACAGGAGGCGGCCGTCGCCGACCTCGTCGACCAGTTGGGGGTCGAGACGTGCCACGTCGTCGGCCACGACATCGGCGGGGGCGTCGCCCTCCGGTACGCCGCCCACACGGACCGAGTCGACAAACTCGCACTCTCGAACGCGACGGCGTACGACTCGTGGCCGGTCGAGTCCATCACTTCGCTCGGCCTCCCGCGCACGCTGGAGATGGCCCCCGATGCGTTCCGCGACCG includes the following:
- a CDS encoding alpha/beta fold hydrolase; the encoded protein is MDHDSWSAQQAETTVGVDGHDLSLAYRDAGEGDPVLFLHGIPTWSYLWRRITPPLESDYRTIVPDLVGYGNSDRRDTFDRSIRAQEAAVADLVDQLGVETCHVVGHDIGGGVALRYAAHTDRVDKLALSNATAYDSWPVESITSLGLPRTLEMAPDAFRDRLDRSFVDGLERDDPVPEWLAGMPEPWLRDDGRRAFARAAVATNTNHTTEIDYGAIDADLLCLWGVADDQQPVEDGRRLVGDIGGDLVGLDDAGHWVTEDRPSAYREHLRAFLDG